The Entomobacter blattae nucleotide sequence TTTCACCATCATTTTAATGGTTTTTAATCCGTCTATTTTCCTCTAGATAATCGGATAAGAAAAAAACAAGAGATACTCGTTCATCAGAGTTAACTGTTAATACCTCATGTGGGATTTTGCACTGGCTAATTAATACTGTACCGTAGTTTGGGCGAAATGTGTATGATTTGTTATTATCGGGATAAACAACAAACTCTCCACCATCAAATTGTTTGCCTAAATGTATCACAACAGCAACATCATAATCAGGATTACTGTCACGGTCTATATGTCGACCAATAAAAGAATTTTTGGTCATACGATTAATTTGACATCTACGTAAATACTTTTCTTTTCCAAGCAATTTTTTAAAAAATTTTTGGCGAATTTTGTCATTAAGAATATTAATAATACTCTCTGATAGTGGGCGGTTAACCAGTGTTGGTTTTTCTCCTGGCAGATCAACCATAAGCCTACTGACATATAGTAAATTTGGTTCGCCAGCATCACCAATGATAACCTGCTCTTGAGGTAACTTTATTTGAATATCATTAATATATTGGAGTTCTTCTTTTGTAAAGACGACTCCCATAGGAAACATGGCAGTTCCTGTTTCAATGAACGTAGAGATTTGTTTATCGTCTATATGTATTGATCTATTGGTTTCAATATTTATCATCTTTTTTCCTAATCGTAAATTCGTTTCAGATAGACTACTGGTATATTTAAGGTAAGCGAGTAGAACCGTCCCATTTTATGATCATCAGCTCCAAGAATAAGTGGGTTGTTTATTGAATCATTAGATGTAATAATTTTTCCCATTGCAGCATATTCTGCTGCTTGCTTGATAACCAAATTGACATAAAAATCATTAGTTTGGTTAATGCAATTGTACCATCGATTATATAGATCTCGTCTTGCTATGGCAGTTTTTAATACCCAATCTTGGCTAGATATATTACATAGATCACCTTTAATTATCCTATTTAAAAACTCATTCCATATTGATAACCAATTTTCCCGACCACCACAAAGATTGGTAAAGGGAATGCTTTCTACAGGAACAGGCGATTTACTTTTGATAGCTCTAGTTTGTGCTTGAATTTTTGATAGAAAAGTCGTTTGATCAATATGTAATCGTTTACAAGTTTCTTCTGAAAATCCTTCAAAATCACCTGGCGCTACTATATAAGAAATATTTAATCCTAATCGATCTTTTAGTAACTTATGAAATCGTGGTATAGCCTTAAATAAGTGTGCTGCCGTAACGCCAATACCTTCCCCTAGACCCTCAAATGTAAAACGATGTCGTGTTGCACGTAAAATTGTTTGATTTATATTAGCTAGAGAGGACGATTCTTCTGTTAATTCAGTTTCATAATCAGGACAAACTGGAGATACTATAGTTAGACTTTCTCCCGATATACCTTTTTGTATCCAAGTAACAAAATTTAATAGTCCAGCTTTATCTGGCCATACTATACCGATTTCTTTAAAAACTTTCCGAATTTCGGCAGAAAAACCGTTTGGAAGCTGATCAAGTGGGTCATCTACGTCACTTTTATTAGGAACACGCCCCATTAATAACGACAATAGACTAGGTTTTAATCCCATATATGTATAATTTGTTATAATACCATTTACTGATTTCTGCCATTCAAAGTCCTTATATTTTTCTTTTATC carries:
- a CDS encoding 2OG-Fe(II) oxygenase, translated to MINIETNRSIHIDDKQISTFIETGTAMFPMGVVFTKEELQYINDIQIKLPQEQVIIGDAGEPNLLYVSRLMVDLPGEKPTLVNRPLSESIINILNDKIRQKFFKKLLGKEKYLRRCQINRMTKNSFIGRHIDRDSNPDYDVAVVIHLGKQFDGGEFVVYPDNNKSYTFRPNYGTVLISQCKIPHEVLTVNSDERVSLVFFLSDYLEENRRIKNH